The following proteins are co-located in the Manihot esculenta cultivar AM560-2 chromosome 9, M.esculenta_v8, whole genome shotgun sequence genome:
- the LOC110623774 gene encoding reticulon-like protein B12 isoform X2, which yields MGSSNHLFNRQRTVHEIFGGGFVADVILWRQKNVTVGILLVALASLVVFERWGYTLLSLVSSVLLLLLTILFLWAKSAAILNRPSPPLPELHLSEETVNEVAAFVRTRLNAFLSVSQDIALGKDTNSFFKVAGYLLLISILGLLIILTIPALYERYEDFIDKYVKAMCKKSQQLYAKFDVECIGTTQKWVLEKQKLG from the exons ATGGGTTCATCGAATCACTTGTTTAACAGGCAAAGAACCGTTCATGAGATCTTTGGAGGAGGATTTG TTGCAGATGTGATACTATGGAGGCAAAAGAATGTTACTGTTGGGATATTATTAGTAGCTCTAGCTTCTTTGGTGGTATTTGAGAGATGGGGTTACACTCTGTTATCTCTTGTTTCTAGtgttcttctcctcctccttaccATTCTCTTTCTTTGGGCCAAATCTGCTGCCATCCTTAACCG ACCTTCTCCACCTTTACCAGAGTTGCATCTCTCAGAAGAGACGGTAAATGAAGTTGCAGCTTTCGTCCGTACTCGCTTGAATGCTTTTCTCTCAGTTTCCCAGGACATTGCCTTGGGTAAAGACACAAATTCATTCTTTAAAGTAGCTGGGTACCTGTTGCTGATATCCATTCTTG GTCTTCTTATCATACTCACAATTCCTGCACTCTATGAGAGGTATGAAGATTTTATAGATAAATATGTGAAGGCAATGTGCAAGAAATCACAGCAGTTGTATGCAAAGTTTGATGTGGAGTGTATTGGCACAACACAAAAATGGGTTTTGGAGAAGCAGAAACTCGGCTGA
- the LOC110623774 gene encoding reticulon-like protein B12 isoform X1, with amino-acid sequence MGSSNHLFNRQRTVHEIFGGGFVADVILWRQKNVTVGILLVALASLVVFERWGYTLLSLVSSVLLLLLTILFLWAKSAAILNRPSPPLPELHLSEETVNEVAAFVRTRLNAFLSVSQDIALGKDTNSFFKVAGYLLLISILGGLADFLTLVYTSLLIILTIPALYERYEDFIDKYVKAMCKKSQQLYAKFDVECIGTTQKWVLEKQKLG; translated from the exons ATGGGTTCATCGAATCACTTGTTTAACAGGCAAAGAACCGTTCATGAGATCTTTGGAGGAGGATTTG TTGCAGATGTGATACTATGGAGGCAAAAGAATGTTACTGTTGGGATATTATTAGTAGCTCTAGCTTCTTTGGTGGTATTTGAGAGATGGGGTTACACTCTGTTATCTCTTGTTTCTAGtgttcttctcctcctccttaccATTCTCTTTCTTTGGGCCAAATCTGCTGCCATCCTTAACCG ACCTTCTCCACCTTTACCAGAGTTGCATCTCTCAGAAGAGACGGTAAATGAAGTTGCAGCTTTCGTCCGTACTCGCTTGAATGCTTTTCTCTCAGTTTCCCAGGACATTGCCTTGGGTAAAGACACAAATTCATTCTTTAAAGTAGCTGGGTACCTGTTGCTGATATCCATTCTTGGTGGGTTAGCTGATTTTCTTACTTTGGTTTACACCA GTCTTCTTATCATACTCACAATTCCTGCACTCTATGAGAGGTATGAAGATTTTATAGATAAATATGTGAAGGCAATGTGCAAGAAATCACAGCAGTTGTATGCAAAGTTTGATGTGGAGTGTATTGGCACAACACAAAAATGGGTTTTGGAGAAGCAGAAACTCGGCTGA
- the LOC110623773 gene encoding ataxin-3 homolog, with protein sequence MEGVSNGGMLYHEVQEAKLCAVHCVNTVLQGPFFSEFDLAALASDLDCKERQMMQEGGASTGDFLSAESHNVSLGGDFSIQVVQKALEVWDLQVIPLSSPVAEPAQIDPDLENAFICHLHDHWFCIRKVNGEWYNFDSLYAAPEHLSKFYLAAYLDSLKSSGWSIFLVRGSFPKEFLISSSEASNGYGQWLSPEDAERITKSCNSAPDSQRISATRQHSDLAEDMLTDFEDEDLKAAIAASLMDSSQAKASVEAGSTANDNKEGEEKNA encoded by the exons ATGGAAGGAGTCAGCAATGGAGGGATGTTGTACCATGAGGTGCAAGAGGCCAAGCTTTGCGCCGTACATTGCGTTAACACGGTGTTGCAGGGACCCTTTTTCTCCGAATTTGATTTGGCGGCGCTCGCTTCGGATCTTGATTGCAAGGAGCGCCAGATGATGCAAGAGGGCGGCGCTTCCACTGGTGATTTCCTCTCCGCTGAATCCCACAATGTCTCCTTGGGCGGAGACTTTAGTATACAG GTTGTACAAAAGGCTTTAGAAGTGTGGGATTTGCAAGTCATTCCCCTTAGCAGTCCAGTTGCAGAGCCTGCACAGATTGACCCTGATCTAGAAAATGCATTTATTTGTCATTTACATGATCATTGGTTCTGTATAAGGAAAGTGAATGGAGAGTGGTACAACTTTGATAGTCTTTATGCTGCTCCAGAACACCTGTCTAAGTTTTACCTTGCAGCCTACCTGGATTCTCTGAAGAGCTCTGGCTGGAGTATTTTTTTGGTGAGAGGAAGCTTCCCAAAAGAGTTTCTCATATCATCATCTGAAGCTTCTAATGGGTATGGGCAGTGGCTATCTCCTGAAGATGCTGAGAGGATTACCAAATCATGCAACTCGGCTCCAGATTCTCAAAGAATCAGTGCGACCCGACAGCATTCTGACCTAGCTGAAGACATGCTTACTGATTTTGAAGATGAAGACTTGAAAGCTGCAATAGCTGCCAGCTTGATGGATTCTTCCCAAGCCAAGGCTAGTGTTGAAGCCGGAAGCACTGCAAATGATAATAAAGAAGGGGAAGAAAAGAATGCATAA